A single window of Pontibacillus chungwhensis DNA harbors:
- a CDS encoding sigma 54-interacting transcriptional regulator, giving the protein MKRVLVVGAGKGGTALLTLLSGTEMMEIVAVVDTEASAPGMRLAEEKKIPTGTDWKDYINEDIDIVIEATGSEVVFEELLQARSKKTVVIPGSVAYITSELLEEKNELLSELKQQTQKQELILSAIHDGMIVIDRTETVTFMNRSAERILGTTRKEAVNKPIQEIIPTSRLSHILRVRRKEVNQKLELENGRKIITTRIPIIGSNQEVLGAFAVFNDITEVVDLAEEVTDLKEVKTMLEAIIQSSEEAISVVDENGMGIMINPAYTRITGLTEKEIVGKPATADISEGESMHMRVLQTRRAVRGVRMSVGPANKEVLVNVAPVIVDGKLKGSVGVLHDVSEIQSLTTELRKARQIIRSLEAKYTFDDIIGDSPEMTLALEQAKVGAKTPATVLLRGESGTGKELFAHAIHNESNRRHNKFIRVNCAAIAESILESELFGYEEGAFSGAKRGGKRGYFEEANHGSIFLDEIGELSLPMQAKLLRVLQENEIVRVGGTKPVSIDVRVIAATNVKMEKAIMDKSFREDLFYRLNRLPIFIPPLRERKVDISSLVHHLIHKINQDYGRNVNEISREALRYLENYNWPGNVRELENIVGRAMIYMSMNEEEVQLSHLPELFEHPKYPSLKSVPSEEWEGQTLQSSLEEYERKVIEDAFRSCEGNKTKTAKVLGISIRNLYYKLDKFGIDKSSMQDFS; this is encoded by the coding sequence ATGAAAAGAGTGTTGGTAGTAGGGGCAGGTAAAGGTGGGACGGCCCTTTTAACCCTCTTAAGTGGAACGGAAATGATGGAGATTGTCGCGGTTGTGGATACAGAAGCGTCAGCTCCGGGGATGCGATTAGCCGAAGAGAAGAAGATCCCGACGGGTACAGACTGGAAGGATTATATTAACGAGGATATTGATATTGTTATTGAGGCGACCGGAAGTGAAGTTGTGTTTGAGGAGTTGCTTCAGGCGAGGTCGAAGAAAACGGTTGTTATTCCTGGGTCTGTGGCTTACATAACATCCGAGTTGCTAGAAGAAAAGAATGAGTTGTTGTCTGAGCTCAAGCAGCAGACTCAAAAGCAAGAGCTTATTTTAAGTGCCATACATGATGGCATGATCGTGATTGATCGTACGGAAACCGTCACGTTTATGAATAGAAGTGCAGAACGCATTCTAGGTACGACGAGGAAAGAAGCGGTGAATAAACCGATTCAAGAAATTATTCCTACGTCGAGGTTGTCTCACATTCTGAGAGTAAGGCGTAAAGAAGTGAATCAAAAGCTTGAACTTGAAAATGGCCGAAAGATTATTACGACGAGGATTCCTATTATAGGTTCTAATCAAGAAGTGTTAGGAGCTTTTGCGGTTTTCAATGATATAACGGAAGTTGTGGACCTAGCAGAGGAGGTCACGGATCTAAAAGAAGTGAAAACCATGCTAGAAGCGATTATCCAGTCATCGGAAGAAGCAATCTCTGTGGTGGATGAAAATGGAATGGGGATCATGATTAATCCTGCTTATACACGTATTACAGGACTCACAGAAAAGGAGATCGTCGGAAAGCCTGCGACGGCTGATATCTCAGAGGGTGAGAGCATGCACATGCGCGTTCTACAGACGAGACGAGCGGTGCGAGGTGTGCGGATGAGCGTGGGTCCTGCTAATAAGGAAGTGCTTGTTAATGTGGCTCCGGTTATTGTTGATGGAAAGCTGAAAGGAAGCGTTGGGGTTTTGCATGACGTTTCTGAAATTCAATCCCTGACGACTGAGCTGAGGAAGGCCAGACAAATTATACGAAGTCTTGAGGCGAAATATACCTTTGATGACATCATTGGTGATTCTCCTGAGATGACGCTTGCTTTAGAGCAGGCGAAAGTTGGGGCAAAAACACCTGCTACGGTTCTGCTTCGTGGCGAATCTGGTACAGGGAAAGAGTTGTTTGCTCATGCGATTCATAATGAAAGTAATCGTCGGCATAATAAATTTATTCGAGTCAATTGTGCTGCGATTGCTGAATCGATATTAGAAAGTGAATTGTTTGGGTATGAAGAGGGGGCTTTTTCAGGAGCGAAACGTGGTGGTAAACGTGGGTATTTTGAAGAGGCGAATCACGGGAGTATCTTTCTGGATGAAATTGGAGAATTATCCCTCCCGATGCAGGCTAAGTTATTGCGGGTTCTGCAAGAGAATGAAATTGTACGTGTTGGGGGAACGAAGCCTGTATCCATAGATGTTCGTGTCATTGCAGCAACAAACGTAAAGATGGAGAAGGCCATTATGGATAAAAGCTTTAGAGAAGATCTCTTTTACCGTTTGAACCGTTTGCCGATTTTTATCCCGCCGCTCAGAGAAAGAAAGGTTGATATCTCTTCCTTGGTCCACCATTTAATCCACAAGATCAACCAGGATTATGGGCGGAACGTGAATGAGATTTCTAGGGAAGCTCTTCGTTACCTGGAGAACTATAATTGGCCGGGGAATGTAAGGGAGCTTGAGAATATCGTAGGGAGAGCTATGATTTACATGAGCATGAATGAGGAAGAGGTGCAGCTGTCTCATTTGCCCGAGCTCTTTGAACATCCGAAGTATCCCTCTTTAAAGAGTGTCCCCTCTGAGGAGTGGGAAGGGCAAACTTTGCAATCATCTCTTGAGGAATATGAGAGGAAGGTCATTGAAGACGCTTTTAGATCATGTGAAGGTAATAAAACCAAAACAGCTAAAGTTCTTGGTATTTCTATCCGGAATTTGTATTATAAGCTTGATAAGTTCGGCATTGACAAATCTAGCATGCAAGATTTTTCATAG
- a CDS encoding DUF2627 domain-containing protein has translation MARFTAMLILFIPGALAVLGFKLMRDSLFGIVHPLLLQVWVQFAFGLIAFLGGLAFIGGFILYRDKKLGKTQGRFKK, from the coding sequence ATGGCACGGTTTACGGCAATGTTGATCTTATTCATCCCTGGTGCATTAGCTGTATTAGGGTTCAAGCTAATGCGTGACAGCTTATTTGGGATTGTGCACCCTCTTTTACTACAAGTTTGGGTACAATTCGCATTCGGACTAATCGCGTTCCTAGGGGGCCTTGCATTTATAGGTGGCTTTATCCTTTACCGGGACAAGAAGTTAGGAAAGACACAAGGACGATTCAAAAAATAA
- a CDS encoding DUF294 nucleotidyltransferase-like domain-containing protein — protein sequence MEKYVEVFKQQYPFTMLTEAQYERVFTGATVNSYKKNQFIFHEDEKEEESDIYFVLNGLAKNILHRSNGKQLSIRYYYPGDLVGIMMMLTSGEMKFSVQAIEETKAIRFKRERFVEIMSENQAFSNIVLEGISNLMKSLYHEVKYKTSELDDSSYDRDLFKQRAVSYSETPTVIHRNASVAEAVKMMKDEKAGGLIVCGDEQELIGVFNYQDLILAYLQEDFDGRIEDYLNEDPYAVNDQDFIYDALSYLKHNPAAIIPVLHRQQVVGLLRQTSFLKMQNSIYFDLRYQIGKAKSLEELTSLSPRYNRAFQQFVSQLLDDNMFAYDICELISSYNDELHKQILHLAEEDMVEEGYGTPPINYCFIVMGSEGRKEQAFSTDQDNGMILDDYEHLENKDEIETFFKIFSEKVNYMLETCGFPLCSGGIMAKEKKWRKSLNEWHTSIQEWLEKMDAEEIRDFTIFMDFRPIVGDFSLAYDLREFVTKKIQRSLTLQQLLMKDTLRFRVPIQPFGRIHGTGRSKVLNLKKGAIMQIVNAVRIYTVKYGIDDVNTIKRLETLRKYERFHPRDTENAKLALHRLLSFRLKRNLQQIQLQETLNNDISVMSLTKEEKKTLRESLLIAKRLQQVLELSYNRNRVV from the coding sequence TTGGAGAAATATGTAGAAGTTTTTAAACAGCAGTATCCATTTACCATGCTCACCGAAGCACAATACGAGCGGGTTTTTACTGGAGCTACTGTAAATTCATATAAAAAGAACCAATTCATCTTTCATGAAGATGAAAAAGAAGAAGAAAGCGATATTTACTTCGTACTGAATGGATTAGCTAAGAACATTCTTCATAGATCAAATGGAAAGCAACTTTCCATACGATATTATTATCCCGGGGACCTTGTTGGGATCATGATGATGCTTACAAGCGGGGAAATGAAATTTAGTGTCCAGGCCATTGAAGAAACAAAAGCTATTCGATTCAAGAGGGAACGATTCGTAGAAATTATGTCTGAGAATCAAGCCTTTTCAAATATCGTACTAGAAGGTATAAGCAATCTAATGAAAAGCTTGTATCACGAGGTAAAATACAAGACGAGTGAACTGGACGATTCAAGCTATGATCGCGATTTGTTTAAACAACGGGCTGTATCGTACTCAGAGACCCCAACCGTCATCCATCGAAACGCTTCCGTGGCAGAAGCCGTTAAAATGATGAAAGATGAAAAAGCAGGCGGATTAATCGTTTGCGGAGATGAGCAGGAACTAATTGGTGTTTTTAACTATCAGGATTTAATTCTTGCTTATTTACAAGAAGACTTTGATGGTCGAATAGAAGACTATTTAAATGAAGATCCTTATGCCGTTAATGACCAGGACTTCATTTATGATGCATTGTCTTATTTAAAACATAATCCAGCAGCGATTATTCCAGTTCTTCATCGCCAGCAGGTTGTTGGTCTTTTACGACAAACCTCTTTCTTAAAAATGCAGAATTCTATTTATTTTGATTTGCGTTATCAAATTGGAAAAGCCAAGTCATTAGAGGAACTAACGAGTTTATCCCCTCGCTACAATCGAGCTTTTCAGCAATTCGTTTCCCAATTATTGGACGACAACATGTTTGCTTACGACATTTGCGAGTTAATCTCAAGCTACAATGACGAGTTGCATAAACAAATATTACACCTCGCAGAAGAAGATATGGTTGAAGAAGGCTATGGCACACCTCCGATCAACTACTGTTTCATTGTTATGGGAAGCGAGGGAAGAAAAGAGCAGGCATTCAGCACAGACCAAGATAACGGGATGATCCTTGACGATTATGAACACCTTGAAAATAAAGACGAAATTGAAACATTCTTTAAGATTTTCTCTGAAAAAGTGAATTACATGTTAGAAACCTGCGGATTCCCACTTTGTTCCGGAGGCATCATGGCTAAAGAAAAGAAATGGCGCAAATCGTTAAATGAATGGCATACTTCCATTCAAGAATGGCTTGAGAAGATGGACGCTGAGGAAATCAGAGACTTTACGATCTTTATGGATTTCAGACCCATTGTTGGTGATTTCTCTTTGGCGTATGATTTAAGAGAATTTGTCACGAAGAAAATCCAGCGATCCTTGACCCTTCAGCAGCTTCTTATGAAGGATACGCTTCGTTTCCGCGTACCTATTCAACCATTTGGCCGCATACACGGGACAGGTCGTTCCAAAGTATTGAATTTAAAAAAGGGCGCTATTATGCAAATTGTGAATGCTGTTCGGATTTATACAGTGAAATACGGTATTGATGATGTAAATACGATAAAGCGTTTAGAAACACTACGAAAATACGAGCGCTTCCACCCAAGAGATACTGAAAATGCCAAGCTCGCTCTTCACCGTTTGTTGAGCTTCCGGTTAAAGCGAAACTTACAACAAATTCAGTTACAAGAAACGTTAAATAATGATATAAGCGTTATGTCTTTAACGAAAGAGGAAAAGAAAACGTTACGGGAATCTCTTCTGATTGCCAAACGCTTACAACAAGTTCTTGAGCTAAGTTACAACCGAAATCGGGTGGTATAA
- a CDS encoding 3'-5' exonuclease: MDLEILKYILFEKHMYAYKLRPYLNTQKYQELYEKLLNREHNEELLKKPIQEAPFTIFDLETTGLLPELGHEIISIGAIRIQGTNHVSYERFHEYVRPIRPVHQRTLNLTGMTRHDLRGGKTFIEAYDAFMEFSKDSILVAYPAAFDMKFLQTMLKRWKLPIDTPPSIDAQKLVKNMYPRHKHQLDSMINSFGITQLERHHALNDAIMTAELFQRILHDIEEFGIKTVEEGMNWAEGK, translated from the coding sequence ATGGACCTTGAGATCTTGAAATATATTCTTTTTGAGAAACATATGTATGCTTATAAGTTACGCCCGTATTTAAACACACAGAAATATCAAGAACTGTACGAAAAGCTCTTGAACCGAGAGCACAATGAAGAGTTGCTTAAGAAACCGATTCAAGAAGCTCCTTTTACGATTTTCGACCTAGAAACGACAGGATTATTACCTGAACTAGGCCATGAAATCATATCGATTGGGGCCATTCGAATCCAAGGCACGAATCATGTTTCTTACGAACGTTTCCATGAATATGTCCGCCCCATACGTCCGGTTCACCAACGAACACTAAACTTGACAGGCATGACTCGGCACGACCTTCGCGGGGGCAAAACATTCATAGAAGCCTATGATGCATTCATGGAGTTTAGTAAAGACAGCATTCTTGTGGCTTACCCTGCTGCCTTTGATATGAAGTTCTTGCAAACCATGCTCAAACGATGGAAACTTCCAATCGACACACCTCCTTCCATTGATGCTCAAAAACTTGTGAAGAACATGTACCCGCGTCATAAGCATCAACTTGATTCAATGATCAACTCGTTTGGCATTACTCAGTTAGAAAGACACCATGCATTAAACGATGCGATTATGACTGCTGAACTGTTTCAAAGAATACTGCATGATATAGAAGAATTCGGTATAAAAACAGTAGAAGAAGGCATGAATTGGGCCGAAGGGAAATAG